The DNA sequence AGGTTACACCGTCCTCCAGCTGGCCGGCGGTATCCTCGTCAGCCTCGTCCTCGGCGTCAGCCTCAGCGCTGCCGTCCTCGTTGTCCTCTTCCGTCCTGTCGCCGATGCGGCTGCGGCCCCTGCGGCCACGGCTGCGGCGCCGGCGGCGGCTGGAGGAATCGTCGGTGTCTTCGGTCTCTTCCTCTTCAGGCTCCTCCGCGACGGGCGCGGCGGGCCGGACCACGGTGCTGAGGTCCGGTGCCTGGAAGAGCACCGACGTCGGCGACGCCGGTTCCAGGAAGAGGGAGCCAAACGGGCTGGCGGCGGCGCCGCCGTCCTTCGTTCCGGCGGCGTCAGGCGCCTGCTCCTGCCGGGCGGCCTCCGGTGCGGCGGCAGCTGCGGGCGCGGCGGCGGGTTCCTGGGCGGCGGGCTCCTGCGCCTGCTCCACGTTCTGCGCGGCGGCCTGGTCCGCGGCTTCGGGCACCACGGCTTCGGGCCCGGCCGGTTCCGGCGCCACTTCGGCGGCGGCTGCGGAGGCCGCTTCCGGGGCGGAAACCGGCGACGCAGCCTTGCGGGTAGCTACCCGACGGCGGCGGACCGGCTTGGTTTCGGCGTCTGCCGTTGTGTCCGGGGCAGGAACGGCAGCGGCGCTTTCATCAGCTGCACCCGACGCGGTGGCGGGGGTGCCACTGGGGGCAGCGGCGGCCGGTTCCGCTTCGGCGGCGAAAGCGGGCAACGGTTCTGCTGCGTCCGCCTTCTTCCGGGACCGGGTGCGCCGGGCGGGAGCCTTGGCCGCTGTGGTGGCCTCTTCAGTGCCGGCTTCTTCAGCGGCGGGTGCTTCGGCAACTTCCGGTGCCGTGCTCACGGCATCCGTGGGGGCGTCCCCGGCCCTGGAAGCCGCCTTGCGGCGGGTCCGCGGAGCCCTCTTGGGGGCAGCAGCGCCGGCAGCCACTGCTTCGTCGTTAACGGCCAGCTCTTGATCATTGTCCATATGTGGCAACACTCCTGCCCCTGACGTACCGCCACATCCGGCACCCATTGGGGCACATATTGTCAACACCCGCAGGCATTGACAGAAGTCAAGTGGATACTCCCAGGTTCGCACCGTCATTGGGGTGCGGCAGCCCGTGGGAGCCGGTGGATGTTCTGAAAACCCGTTGTTCTGCGTGCCACAACCAGGTGCCGCCCAATGGAGTCGCGGGTGTGCCGGAAGAATCCAAAGCCTGCCCTGCTCATCATTGGCGGTCTTGGGAACAAACCACCGGACCGGAGTCCGAATGTGGATCGGCTTCCAGCCACGTTCATTCTCTCATACCCGCGCTGGATCGCCGCGGAAGCGGGCGTTGCTGTTCCCGTTGCTGTGTGGTGGGTCCAGCCACCGGCGTTACAATCAGGCACAGGAGCACCGGACGAAAAGGACGCAACACCCATGCCCAGCATCTCCCCCGTCAGCGCCCATGAAGAGGAACGCGCCGCCGATCCGCAGACCAGCGCCGCCGGCAGCATCCCGCGCATGGCCCGGAACCGGCCCTTCGGCTGGCTGCTGGTCATCACCGGAATCGTCGGCTGGCTTGCCTCCGGGACCCTGGTCCTGGAAAAACTCGAAGTGCTCAAGGACCCCAACCACACCACCGTGTGCGACGTGAATCCCTGGATCTCCTGCGGCCAGGTCATGCAGACCTGGCAAAGTTCGCTGTTCGGCTTCCCCAACATGTTCATCGGGATCGTGGCCTTCGCCATCACCATCACGGTGGGCATGGCCCTGCTGTCCGGGGCGACCTTCGCCCGCTGGTACTGGCTGGGACTGCAGGTGGGCGTCACGCTCGGCTTCGCGTTCGTCGTTTGGCTGTGGTCCCAGGCTCTGTACGCCATCCACATCCTGTGCCCGTTCTGCATGATCGTCTGGGCGGCCATGATCCCGCTTTTCGTGTGGACAACCATCCGGAACATCACGGCCGGTGTCATTCCCATGCCTGCAGGTGCAGCCCGGGTCCTGGGTGATTCCGGCTGGATCATCACCGCGCTGCTGTACGTGGCCGTCATCGCCACCATCTTCTTCGCGTTCATCCAGGTCTTCGCAGGAACGTCGGGGTTCTAGACCCCTAATCCCCGAGCTCCCCTGCGCCGCATACGTATAACAGATAAGGCCAATGTTCACGAAGAACATTGGCCTTATCTGTTATTTCCCCTGGCTTACTGGAACCAGATCTTGATCTCGCGGTCCGCGGAATCCGTGGAGTCGGAGCCGTGCACCAGGTTCTGCTGTACCTTCAGGCCCCAGTCCCGGCCAAAGTCACCGCGGATGGTGCCCGGGGCCGCCGTCGTGGGATCCGTGGTGCCCGCCAGGGAGCGGAAGCCTTCGATGACGCGGTGGCCTTCGAAGATGGCCGCCACCACGGGGCCGCTGAGCATGAATTCCACCAGGGGCTCGTAGAACGGCTTGCCCACGTGCTCCTCGTAGTGCTGCTCCAGCAGCTCACGGGTGGCGTCGACCTTCTTCAGCTCAACAAGGCTGTAGCCTTTGGCTTCAATCCGGGCCAGGATGGCGCCGGTCAGGTTACGGGCGACGCCGTCGGGCTTGATCAGGACGAGGGTGCGCTCAGTAGTCACAACTGCTCCAATGCGTTGGTGGGGTTTCGGGATAAGTCTACGGGGACGGGCTTACGGGGATTGGGGCTGGGCGGGACCGGTGGCCTCTTCCGGGTGGGCGGCTTCCCATTCCGCCTGTTCGCGTGCGCGCTGCGCGGCTTCCCGGTCCAGCCGGATGCCGGTCCGGATCCCGTACCACCAGGCCACGGCGAAGAGTGCACCCACCAGGAACATGGCCGGCTCGAAAATGCCGGTGAGGATCAGGACGAGCTGCAGGATCCAGCCCAGGCCGATGCCCCAGGGTTTGTTGAGGACTGCACAGGCGAAGATCATGACCACGCTGAGGGCGATGCCCACGCCGAGGATCAGGGCCGGCGGGAACTCCCCGCGCCGCAGGCCGAACACCACCAGGGTGGCGAAGAACATGACGAACGCTTCCAGGAGCAGCACCGTGGAGGCAAACATCACCTTGGTGGAACGGCGCTTCTTGGGCATGCCGGGACGCCATTCCCGCTGGGCTTTTGTCAGTCTGGCCATGCTCACGCCTCCGTTTTTCCGAGCAGGATCCGGGCCTCGGCCACCAAAGTGATCGATCCGGTGACCAGGACGGCCCCGGACAGGTCCTCGTTGGCTTCGGCCCGCTCCACGGCCCATTCCAGGGCGTCATCCAGTTTCTCGGCGACGTGGACGTTGTCCTCGCCGAAGCCCAGGTCAATGGCAAGCTCTGCCAGTTCCGCTGCCGGTACGGCGCGCGGTGAGTTGGACTGGGTGAAGCAGTACTCCACGGCCACGTCCCCCAGGGATTCCCTCAGCTCCCGCAGGATTTCTTCTGCGTCCTTTTCCTTGAGCACGCCCACCACGGGTACCAGGCGCGTGAAGGTGAACGCTTCCTGCAGGGCTGCAGCAGAGGCCTTGATGCCGTCGGGATTGTGCGCGGCATCCACAATGATGGTGGGTGCCGTGCGTACCACTTCGAGGCGGCCCGGTGACGTCACTGCGGCGAAGCCTTCCTGCAGGACCTCGAAGTCGAGCTCCTTTTCGCCGCCAAAGAACGCTTCCAGGGCGGCTACCGCCACGGCGGCGTTCTGCGCCTGGTGGGCGCCATGCAGCGGTACCAGGAGGTCAGGGTAGCGGCCGGCGATGCCCTGGATGGTGACCATCTGGCCGCCAACGGCCACAGTCCGGGACTCCACGCCAAACTCCACGCCTTCGAAGCGGAAGGGCACGCCCACTTCCTTGGCCTTTTCCAGCAGCACCTGGGCCGCATCAAGGGGCTGCGCTGCGCTGATGAGGTAGCCGCCGGGCTTGATGATGCCGGCCTTTTCGTAGGCGATGTCCTCGGTGGTGTCGCCCAGCAGGTCGGTGTGGTCCAGCGAAATCGGCGTCACCACCGACACCTGGCCGTCGCCCACGTTGGTGGCGTCGGTGATGCCGCCAAGGCCCACCTCGATGATGGCCACGTTGACAGGCTGGTCGGCGAAGATGGCGAAGCCCAGGATGGTGAGGCACTCGAAGTAGGTCAGCCGCGGCTGACCTTCGGCTTCCAGCTCGGAGTCCACAATCTGCAGGTAGGGCCGGATTTCGTCCCAGATCCTGACGAACGTCTCATCGGAGACGGGGTGGCCGTCGATGCTGATCCGTTCGGTGACCTTGGACAGGTGCGGGCTGGTGTAGCGTCCCGTGCTCAGGCCATGGGCGCGGAGCACGGATTCGATCATCCGGGAGGTGGAGGTCTTCCCGTTGGTTCCGGTCACATGGATGATCGGGAAGGCCTTGTTGGGTTCGCCGAGCACGTCCATGGCGCGGAACAGCGGCGCCAGGCGCGGCTCCATCTTGTTTTCCGGCGCCCGGCCCAGCAGTTCGGCGTAGACGCTTTCCACGGAAAATTCGTCGGTCATGTCCTAGGCCTCCATTTTTTCGACCGCGACGGCCGGTTCTGGCACATCGCCCGGCTCAGCGGCCAGCTCCACCGTCAGGGTCTCGCCCTTGACCAGTTCAGCGTTGGCCAGCAGGGCGTCCACCACGTTCTGCGGGGCCGTGACGGTGGTCCGGATCCGGTCGCTGACGTTGAGCCCGGCGTCCTTGCGGGCCTGCTGGATGGCGCGGACCAGGTCGCGTGCCAGGCCTTCGGCCTCCAGCTCGGGGGTGACTTCCGTGTTCAAGACCACGAACCCGCCTCCAGGCAGCACGGCGACAGCGGCGGAACCGCCCTCGGACTCTGCCACCACGGTCTCCAGCGTGTACTCCTGGGGCTCCAGCTGCAGGCCCCCGGAGGTAACCACGCCGTCGTCGTCCACTGACCAGTCGCCGGACTTCGAACCCTTGATGGCAACCTGGACATTCTTGCCCAGGCGCGGGCCGGCAGCACGGGCGTTCACCACCAGCTTCTGCTGGATGCCGAATTCCTCGGGGGAAGCGGTGGCCGCGTCCAGCAGGCGGACGGACCGGAGGTTGAGTTCATCGGCGACGACGGCGGCAAAGCCTTCCAGCGCATCCGCCCCGGGTGCCACAACGGTGAGTTCCTGCAAGGGCAGGCGGACACGCAGGTTGGCTGCCTTGCGGAGCGAGGACCCGGTGGAGCAGATCTGCTGGACCCGGTCCATTGCCTCTACCAGGGCCGGGTTGGCCGGGAAGAGGTCAGCGTCCGGCCAGTCAGCCAGATGCACGGAGCGGCCGCCGGTCAGGCCGCGCCAGATCTCCTCGGAGACCAGGGGCAGCAGCGACGCAGCAGCACGGGTGACGGTCTCCAGCGCGGTGAACAGGGCGTCGAAGGCGTCCTGGTCCTCGTCGAAGAAGCGCTGCCGGCTGCGGCGGACGTACCAGTTGGTGAGCATGTCCAGGTAGCTGCGCAGGGAGTCGCACGCACCGGAGATGTCGTAGGTGTCCAGCTGCACGGTCATGTTCCGAACCAGGTCGCCCGTGTTGGCCAGCAGGTACTGGTCCAGGGTGTCCGCATAGCCGTCGTAGCGCAGCTTCGCGTCGTATCCCCCGCCACTGTTTGCCGCGTTGGTGTAGAGCGTGAAGAAGCTGTACACGTTCCACAGCGGCAGGATCACCTGGCGGACGCCGTCGCGGATGCCCTGCTCGGTGACGATCAGGTTGCCGCCGCGCAGGATGGGGCTGGACATGAGGAACCAGCGCATGGCGTCGGAGCCGTCGCGGTCCAGGACCTCGGACACGTCCGGGTAGTTACGCAGGCTCTTGGACATCTTCTGGCCGTCAGAGCCCAGCACGATGCCGTGGCTGATGACGTTGCGGAACGCCGGCCGGTCGAACAGTGCCGTGGACAGAATGTGCAGCATGTAGAACCAGCCGCGGGTCTGCCCGATGTATTCGACGATGAAGTCAGCCGGGTTGTGGGTGTTGAACCAGGCCTCGTTCTCGAACGGGTAATGCACCTGGCCATACGGCATGGAGCCGGAGTCGAACCAGACGTCCAGGACGTCCTCCACGCGGCGCATCACGGACTGGCCTTCTTCGGGCGTGCGGGGGTCGTCCGGGTTGGGCCGGGTCAGCTCGTCGATGAACGGGCGGTGCAGGTCCACCTCGCCGGCCTTGTTCAGCGGCAGCCGGCCGAAGTCCGCCTCGATCTCGGCCAGGGAGCCGTAGACGTCGGTGCGGGGGTACTCGGGGTCCGTTGACTGCCACACCGGGATGGGGCTGCCCCAGAAGCGGTTGCGGCTGATGGACCAGTCGCGGGCGTTTTCCAGCCACTTGCCGAACTGGCCGTCCTTGACGTTGCCGGGGATCCAGTTGATCTCCTGGTTCAGTTCGGACATCCGGTCCTTGAACTTGGTGACCTCCACGTACCAGGAGGACACCGCACGGTAGATCAGGGGGTTGCGGCAGCGCCAGCAGTGCGGGTAGCTGTGCTCGTAGCTGGCCTGGCGGACCAGGCGGCCCTGGGCACGGAGCACCTGGGTGATGGGCTTGTTGGCCTCGAAGACCTGCAGCCCCACGATGTCGTGGAGGTCGCCGTGCTTGAACAGTGGCAGGAACTTTGCACCCTCATCCACGGAGAGCACCACGGGGATGCCTGCCTCCTCGCAGACTTTCTGGTCGTCTTCACCGTAGGCGGGCGCCTGGTGCACAATGCCGGTGCCGTCCGTGGTGGTGACGTAGTCGGCCACCAAGAAGCGCCAGGCGTTCTCCATGCCGTACTTCTCGTTGTCCGCGAAGTCGTCCCAGAGGCGCTGGTATTCCAGTCCCTCCAGCTCGGCGCCGGTGTGCGTGGAGACCACTGCGGCTTCCGCGTCCTCGAAGCTGTCGTAGCCAAGGTCCTTGGCGTAGCTGCCCAGCAGGTCCGCTGCGAGCATGAAGCTCCCGGTGACCGGGGCGTCTGCGGAGGCCGCCTTGATGCCGTTGGGGCCGGCCGGCAGCACGGCGTAGGTGATGGAAGGCCCGACGGCGAGCGCGGCGTTGGTGGGCAGCGTCCAGGGGGTGGTGGTCCAGGCGAGGGCCTGCACGCCGGCAAGCTCCCTGGAAACCTCCGACTCCCCCGCGAGGATGGGGAACGTGACGGTGACGGTCTGGTCCTGGCGGTTCTTGTAGACGTCGTCGTCCATGCGCAGCTCATGGTTGGACAGCGGCGTTTCGTCTTTCCAGCAGTACGGGAGGACGCGGTAGCCGTTGTAGGTCAGGCCCTTGTCGTGCAGCTGCTTGAACGCCCAGAGGACCGATTCCATGTACTCGACGTTGAGGGTCTTGTAGTCGTTGTCGAAGTCCACCCAGCGCGCCTGCCGGGTGACGTAGCTGCGCCATTCGTCGGCGTACTTCATCACGGAGGCGCGGCAGGCGTCATTGAACTTGTCGATACCCATGGCTTCGATCTGGGTCTTGTCCGTCATGCCCAGCTGCTTCATGGCTTCAAGTTCGGCGGGGAGGCCGTGGGTGTCCCAGCCAAAGCGGCGCTCCACGCGCTTGCCGCGCTGGGTCTGGTAGCGGCCCACCAGGTCCTTGGCGTAGCCGGTGAGGAGGTGGCCATAGTGCGGCAGGCCGTTGGCGAAGGGCGGGCCGTCGTAGAACACGAATTCGTTGCTGCCGGGCTCGCCGCCGGGGACGTCGGCGCTGCGCTGGTCGATGCTGGCCTGGAAGGTGCCGTCCTGGTCCCAGTACTTCAGGATGCGCTCTTCGATCTCCGGGAACTTCACGGAGGCGGAAACGCCGGCACTGCCGTTGGACGAGGTGCTGGAGGCTGAGGCCTTGGGGTAAAACGTCATGTTCGACATCCTGGGTTGAGCGTGGTGAACCCCGGCGGGGCCGGAGGTTCCGTTCAGGATGCGAGGACGGCTGCCGCGCCGTCCCGAAAAGACTGCACGCCCACCGCGGTACCACCTCACTTACCGGCGCCGCGTGTCTTCCGTGAGGAACACCTGCCGCCCCGGCCTCTCATTACTGCTGTGACGGGCTTACCCGTCCGGTTCTACTGGCACAGCCACCCTGCAGGGGCACACTGCGCGTTCTTCCGGAAGCTCACCGGTGATTGCCGGGTCATAGCCATAAAGAGTCTACTATCGCCGCAGCGTCCTGTGCCATTCAGCGCGTCCCTGCCATTCAGAGCATCCCCGCCATTCACAGCGTCCCGTGCCACTCAGAGCATCCAGGGGCCGTTGGGGCTGACGCCACCACCGCGCATTCCCTAGACTCGGCTCATGACAGCTTCCGGGCGCCCTGCCGGGCGGAGGCGCGCGGCCGCCGCATGCCGGTGGCTGTTCATTCCCCTTGCGCTGCCCGTCGCAGCGGTGTCCGTAGTGCGCGCTGTCCCCGTCGAGTGGCCCGTCCTGGGGGTCGAGCTGGTGGCTTTCACGCCCTGGCTCACAGTGCCTGCCGCGGCAACGCTGGTCCTGGCCTTCCTTGGGCGCAGCCGGTGGCAGCGGGTCCTGGCGGGGTCCCTGCTGGCGTGCCAGGCGTTCTGGCTCTTCCCGGTGGACGTCCGCGGGCCTGCGGCCGAGGCCGCCGGAAGGCCGGTTTCCCTCGTGGCGATGAGCATCAACGCGGAGCTGGGGGATGCGGACGCTGCCGGCATCGTGGACCTGGTCCGTGAACAGCACGTGGATTTGCTGGCGGTGGAGGAATACACGCCCCAGCTGTCACGGCGGCTCACCGCGGCGGGCCTCGACGGGCTGCTCCCGCACCGGGTTGCCCATCCCAGGGACGGCGCCGGCGGTACGGCCATCTATTCCTCGCTAAGCCTGAAGGACGGCGGAGTGCTTCCGGCCACCCAATTCACCATGCCGGTAGCCAGCCTGGACCTGGCGGACGGCAGTGGGGCCGCCCTTCGGGTGGTGGCTGTGCACACCCTGGCGCCGGTGGGTGACGCCCTTGGCCAGTGGCGCAGGGACCTGGCCACGGTGGCCAGGGCGGACAGCGGGTCCGGTCCCCTGCTGCTGGCCGGGGACTTCAACGCGACCTACGACCACCGGGAATTCAGGGCGCTGCTGGCGGGCCAGGGAGGCGGCCGGACGCTGGTGGACGTGGCCGCCTCCCTGGGCAGCAGGCTGGTGCCCACCTGGCCGATGCGTGGGT is a window from the Arthrobacter sp. NicSoilC5 genome containing:
- a CDS encoding endonuclease/exonuclease/phosphatase family protein; protein product: MTASGRPAGRRRAAAACRWLFIPLALPVAAVSVVRAVPVEWPVLGVELVAFTPWLTVPAAATLVLAFLGRSRWQRVLAGSLLACQAFWLFPVDVRGPAAEAAGRPVSLVAMSINAELGDADAAGIVDLVREQHVDLLAVEEYTPQLSRRLTAAGLDGLLPHRVAHPRDGAGGTAIYSSLSLKDGGVLPATQFTMPVASLDLADGSGAALRVVAVHTLAPVGDALGQWRRDLATVARADSGSGPLLLAGDFNATYDHREFRALLAGQGGGRTLVDVAASLGSRLVPTWPMRGYRLPGITLDHLVTSRDITASGYSVHRIEGTDHAAVVATLRIPVP
- a CDS encoding vitamin K epoxide reductase family protein gives rise to the protein MPSISPVSAHEEERAADPQTSAAGSIPRMARNRPFGWLLVITGIVGWLASGTLVLEKLEVLKDPNHTTVCDVNPWISCGQVMQTWQSSLFGFPNMFIGIVAFAITITVGMALLSGATFARWYWLGLQVGVTLGFAFVVWLWSQALYAIHILCPFCMIVWAAMIPLFVWTTIRNITAGVIPMPAGAARVLGDSGWIITALLYVAVIATIFFAFIQVFAGTSGF
- the ndk gene encoding nucleoside-diphosphate kinase, with the protein product MTTERTLVLIKPDGVARNLTGAILARIEAKGYSLVELKKVDATRELLEQHYEEHVGKPFYEPLVEFMLSGPVVAAIFEGHRVIEGFRSLAGTTDPTTAAPGTIRGDFGRDWGLKVQQNLVHGSDSTDSADREIKIWFQ
- a CDS encoding folylpolyglutamate synthase/dihydrofolate synthase family protein — encoded protein: MTDEFSVESVYAELLGRAPENKMEPRLAPLFRAMDVLGEPNKAFPIIHVTGTNGKTSTSRMIESVLRAHGLSTGRYTSPHLSKVTERISIDGHPVSDETFVRIWDEIRPYLQIVDSELEAEGQPRLTYFECLTILGFAIFADQPVNVAIIEVGLGGITDATNVGDGQVSVVTPISLDHTDLLGDTTEDIAYEKAGIIKPGGYLISAAQPLDAAQVLLEKAKEVGVPFRFEGVEFGVESRTVAVGGQMVTIQGIAGRYPDLLVPLHGAHQAQNAAVAVAALEAFFGGEKELDFEVLQEGFAAVTSPGRLEVVRTAPTIIVDAAHNPDGIKASAAALQEAFTFTRLVPVVGVLKEKDAEEILRELRESLGDVAVEYCFTQSNSPRAVPAAELAELAIDLGFGEDNVHVAEKLDDALEWAVERAEANEDLSGAVLVTGSITLVAEARILLGKTEA
- the ileS gene encoding isoleucine--tRNA ligase, which gives rise to MTFYPKASASSTSSNGSAGVSASVKFPEIEERILKYWDQDGTFQASIDQRSADVPGGEPGSNEFVFYDGPPFANGLPHYGHLLTGYAKDLVGRYQTQRGKRVERRFGWDTHGLPAELEAMKQLGMTDKTQIEAMGIDKFNDACRASVMKYADEWRSYVTRQARWVDFDNDYKTLNVEYMESVLWAFKQLHDKGLTYNGYRVLPYCWKDETPLSNHELRMDDDVYKNRQDQTVTVTFPILAGESEVSRELAGVQALAWTTTPWTLPTNAALAVGPSITYAVLPAGPNGIKAASADAPVTGSFMLAADLLGSYAKDLGYDSFEDAEAAVVSTHTGAELEGLEYQRLWDDFADNEKYGMENAWRFLVADYVTTTDGTGIVHQAPAYGEDDQKVCEEAGIPVVLSVDEGAKFLPLFKHGDLHDIVGLQVFEANKPITQVLRAQGRLVRQASYEHSYPHCWRCRNPLIYRAVSSWYVEVTKFKDRMSELNQEINWIPGNVKDGQFGKWLENARDWSISRNRFWGSPIPVWQSTDPEYPRTDVYGSLAEIEADFGRLPLNKAGEVDLHRPFIDELTRPNPDDPRTPEEGQSVMRRVEDVLDVWFDSGSMPYGQVHYPFENEAWFNTHNPADFIVEYIGQTRGWFYMLHILSTALFDRPAFRNVISHGIVLGSDGQKMSKSLRNYPDVSEVLDRDGSDAMRWFLMSSPILRGGNLIVTEQGIRDGVRQVILPLWNVYSFFTLYTNAANSGGGYDAKLRYDGYADTLDQYLLANTGDLVRNMTVQLDTYDISGACDSLRSYLDMLTNWYVRRSRQRFFDEDQDAFDALFTALETVTRAAASLLPLVSEEIWRGLTGGRSVHLADWPDADLFPANPALVEAMDRVQQICSTGSSLRKAANLRVRLPLQELTVVAPGADALEGFAAVVADELNLRSVRLLDAATASPEEFGIQQKLVVNARAAGPRLGKNVQVAIKGSKSGDWSVDDDGVVTSGGLQLEPQEYTLETVVAESEGGSAAVAVLPGGGFVVLNTEVTPELEAEGLARDLVRAIQQARKDAGLNVSDRIRTTVTAPQNVVDALLANAELVKGETLTVELAAEPGDVPEPAVAVEKMEA
- a CDS encoding DUF4233 domain-containing protein; this translates as MARLTKAQREWRPGMPKKRRSTKVMFASTVLLLEAFVMFFATLVVFGLRRGEFPPALILGVGIALSVVMIFACAVLNKPWGIGLGWILQLVLILTGIFEPAMFLVGALFAVAWWYGIRTGIRLDREAAQRAREQAEWEAAHPEEATGPAQPQSP